The genomic interval CCAACTTTAGAGACATCCttgtttccctttttttttgtactttaaATAATGAATCAACTCATAAGCTATTAGTATATTATCAGTAATTAAACGTCCTGGGACAAAGGCACTTTGACTATCTCCAATCATACATGGCAAGAcaacttttaatttattagaaatcACCTTAGCAATCAGTTTATAAGCCACATTACATAAGCTAATGGGCCTATAATCAGAGACTGTGCAAGGATCCTTTTTCTTAGGAAAAAGTGAAATATGACTATGTTTGAGAGTGGCTAGGAAATGATCTATGTTAAGAGCTTCAAGGATAGCTTCGAGAATCGAATTGCCCACCACATGCCAATATTTTTAGAAGAACATTGGAGACATACCATCCGGGCTAGGGGCTTTAGAAGGGTTCATTTCTGCTAAGGAAGCCAAAACTTGCTTTGTTGTATATCTCCTGCACAACTTTTCAATCATAGATATTGAGACTCTACTAGCTAAAGAGACCAGGAACTCAATAGAACCACTAGGATTTGAAGTAGTAAACaggttttgaaaataattgacAATAGTTTGATCTCTCTGCTCCCCATACTGCCATTCCCCAGTACCATCCTTAATTTTAAACAAAGAattcttctttctcctttgaGTTGCTTTCATGTGAAAGTACTTTGAGTTCTTGTCCCCTTCTTTTAACCATAGTGCCTTTGATATCTACCTCCACATCACCTCAATTCCCTTTCCAACCATTTTTGAACTTCTTCTCTAGCTTGATCATGGTTTGCCTTCTGTTGCCCTTTTAGATCCTCTGCACTCAACAACTCCATATTTTGTTTGGCCTTAAAGAGCTGCTTTTGACCattaccaaaataatttttattccaCATTTGCAATTCAGTCTCACAATCCTTTATGAACCCCATGACCTCTCCCATATTGGTATTCGGCATACCCCTAGACCAGGTAGCTCTAATAATGTCTTCACAAGCTTTCTCCCCCACCCACGTCTCTTCAAGTCTAAAAAGGTTTTtagcaatgtttttaatttcgtaccgtaccggccggtacggctgaaatttttcgtttcggccgtccggccggtacaggtactacatgtgttccgtaccggccaaaataccggccgtaccagACAGTATcggccgtttcggcctgtaccggccaatatttcggccggtaccggccgatatttcagcctatgtgttttttttttttttttcattttttcaaactacaaatttattttttaactcctaattcagactaaactatttataatttatatatatatatatatgtatttatatataatttatttatatataaactattattttgaaatataatttttatatatatttatatatataatttatttatatatcgactatcccgaaacgctatcccgaaacggtaccggtaccgaaatatttcgttccagtgcgtTGACCGGTACgtcgtccggtacggtattcaaaacattggtttttAGGCCTAATCTGACTCCCCTCCCCTTCAGTAGTAACCCAAATGGGAACATGATCTGAATAAGCAACCAGACCATGAGTAACAAAAGCATTAGGACATCTACTCCACCGCTGAGAGTTTACCAAAATCCTATCAAGCTTTTCACATACACATCGAGACCCTCCTCTCCTATTACTCCATGTAAACTTATTACCTCGATACCCCATATCCCTTAGTGAACAATCACTAATCATATCCCTAAAAGCTACCACTTGGCTCTCATGTCTAACATTACCACCCCATTCTTCATGATGGTGCAAGATTTGATTAAAATCTCCTAATACCATCCAGGATTTCCCATTTTGTTTACCCAAAGATCGTAACAAATTCCAAGTTCTTACTCTTAATGAAACCTCAAGGTAACCATAAATACGAGTCAAATACCATGACCCTCGATCAGAATCTTCTCAATAAGCACATCAAAATGACATTGTGAATAACTAAGAACAGACTAATTTATTTCCCTACCCCACATCAGTGCAAGTCCCCCACTTTCCTTCCAATACAATCAACGACCAAACAATTGACAAACCCTAACTTGAACTTACATACCTCAAGTGCTCGAGCTTTAAGACATGTCTCCTACAGAAACAGGATTTCGGAACCTTCCCTCCGTACAAGGTCTCAAAGGGTACGAATGCCccatgggttcccaagcccacgggcATTCCAACTTAAAATCTTCATGGTTGTCAACGGTGCTAATCAACAGCCACTGCCGATTCAACATCAACAATCGAAATCCCATTCGAAACAGCCTCCACCTCCAAAGCCCTCCTCTTCGCCAAATGCCCCTGCCCTTCATCAATGACAAAAatctcctttctctttttggTAAGAGAAGACCGTTGATGGCCCTCAAAATTAGACTCTGGAGAAGGAGAGGACAACGACAATCGTTTCAACTTACGACTACGCACCCTAGCGGGCCTACTATCCCCCTTATGGCCTATCAGCTCCCTCTCATTTTGCCCAAACCCATGTGGCCTCAACCCATCAATAGCAATTGGCCTAGCCTGCGATAAAATAGCGAACGACCCGATTTTTTAAATACCCGTTACCGCTTCAACATCATCTgctttcaatttttgaaaaatagcaTAATCAGCTCCTGGAATCTTGCCACCCTCAATAACCTCCACATCAAACAGCATTTCAGAATTTGGCTCCATAACATCCTCCTAGATTGTTGCTGAAACCTCGGGCCTTCCAATATCTTCTTTCATTGACCTCGCAACACCAGCTGAGCTGGTGCCCACTACAGTATGCACTGGAGCATCCCCCACCAAAGTTGTCGTAGCCATTCAAGATTCACGTTGGTCCATCGTCTTTGATGCCTTTGTTTCCCATGAACGCCCCTCTCTAAACCGATCCCCATAACTGGTCGCACGCAACCATGCACCATACGGGAAAACCTCAGCACCTTCCTCAGGAACATGTAATTTCCTCAAGCTGCACTCCTTCTCACCATGCCCCAAGCAGCCACACCAGTAACAAAAATTAGGCAATTTCTCATACAAGAACCTCACCCACACTAAACTTCCTTCACCCATTGAAAACTTTGTACCTCTTAGGAGAGGCTTTGAGATATCAACAACCACCCGAACTCTAAAAAATTCACCCAGAGGAAATTCCCCTTCTCCAGATCCACCTCCTCAACCCGCCCAAGTTTCCTGCAAATAAGGCCCCCTGCAAATTCATTCCTTGCCCGTAAAGGGAGATCATTGATTCTCACCCAGAAAGTGGCTTCAGTGAGTCGAATTTGATGTACTTGCTTGCTACCATCCACTTCTTCTACCAATACGAGATTCTTATCAAAAGCCCACGGTCCATCACGAACTACTCGCTCCTTTTCCCACCGATCATCAAACTCAACCAAAGTCAGCATAGAACTGAGATCACGAAAATGAATCCCAGCTTGCACTGGACGCCATGCACAACGCATAGTCACCTTAAAAGCCTCCCTATTAAAATGCTTTGCAGTCAACAGAGACATGAACAAACATTTTCCCCCACACAGGGAGATATTCTCCAAACGGCCATCATCCACCGTcacttcctcctcctcctgtGCAATCAACAATAAACGTTGATACATAGCTTCCAAGTTTTCATCAATCGTATCCCTCAGCAATGAAACTGTATTGAGACAGTAAAACGCCCCCTACGAAGCCCTAGAGCCAGAGAGGAAACCTCAAAcctctcaatatttttttatacaattgcATATATAGTTATGACTTGAGGTAGCTAGCTATTATTTCAACAAAGTGAGaagattgcatttttttttaattcaattgtGCTCTTTTTTTGTCTTCTAGACATCTATTTTGTTAACTCTCAACTTCTAGATGACTTTTGTGTCGATCTAAGGTCTTCGTGAAGTGGGGATATTGTTTGGACACAGTCTTGTAGAGAtaagacataaaattctcaaaatatctTGTAATATTAGTCTCAAAttacattactcaaatataaaatgcttttcaatttcaaatcatcaaatttttatctaattattatctcaacacaaaaattaatacaatttttacagacttcaaaataaaacacacaaaatagatacaacttttacaaacttcaaaataaaaaattatattcaaacaaattcttaactttataatattttttctctcatttcctgaaaccaaataaaatatcttaacataaactattttactactattcaaagaattttaaaatactcCAATTAGTGTCCAAAGAGCCGACCTAAAATACAATTAGCCCCACGTAagagtgtgtgtgcgtgtgcgtgtgtgtgtgagagagagagagagagagagatcaatgTTTTGTCAAAGtttcaagtaaaaaatattcttggtgtatttaataatattttatcatcaccATTTCAATAATATTCCAATTAGATCAAGAAACTAAATGTTAATTACGTTCTCATGCTACCCAACAAAccctttatatttttatatatatgtgtgtgtgtgttgttgTACCACTGATTTTCGTCGCTTCGAATTAATTCCTCGATGCCTGATGAACAAGAGATCGATGGCTTTCTTGGCCAATGCAAGTTTCTCCGAATATGTTCCTGAGAAGATACTCAAGgatgaatataatattatatacaagtaAAGTGTTGGATGAATAGATAGATGAGAACTAATTAAGAGTACTTGATCAAAACgagcattttccttattttgtttGGGCTGTACTGTCACCCAACTTTGACTGTGCACGAAGCGTATAGAATTCATTAATGGACGATTCAATGCAAATTAAGAAAAGGAACTGCATGCTGTACAGTCCATTGTTAATCTCAGTCACTAATGGTAATTGGTCGATCtctaataatatcatatataacatgGGCTGTTGGGTAACCTAGCTAGCTTGCTAGGGAAAGACTTAAGTATCATGGTACTAGGGTACTAATCGTGTGGATATTGTCTACACTACGATCGAGTACAAGTTTAATTTCATGCAGGTTGGTGAAAGAAACAACCTAACAaaatgcatgctagctagctgtaaGCTTATAGACTGGGAAGGATTACCTACCTATATTAATATTCTGAAGGTGATGATATTGGTGAGTGCTTAACTAAAATAGCATGGATTAACTTCTACGTTTTGCCATGCATGTAATATATAGTTGGTGAGACGACAAAATGCACTTGGACAGTAGTATAAATAATTGTGATGGCTATTTATAACTAAATTATATTACTTTActgaaaatcatatatatatatatatatatatataaataattatccactatataattattttaaaggaaaatgcgTACTTTTGAGGTGGaaataaatcaatcaaaataccctaattatattgtattttgatggCTGGACTTGGGGAGAGGAGGATTTAAATTAGGATCTTTAAaattcagatatatatatatttttttttggatcatatattaaaaattagatttagatttcaagtttgagtttcaaattacaataaatataaaggaATTTGAAATCATGACGAACATTACTTCGAGATGGAAACGGAAATTCTATAttctacctagctagctatcaTTCACTGTGGGTTGATGATTTGGTAGCGTTGCTAATCATTAAcctttgaaatatattttaaatgaaattaagaaataatcCCAACAGTTAAGAAAAATGTTTACAAAAACTCGCATATATAGTACTAAAACTAATTTGGTCTGGTGGTACCTAACTTTGGGCATCTGGGCCTAGCCCATTTGTTATTGTTCATCCAAATTAAGGGTATAATGGGCCTGTGATCTACCACTTTCGTGTCCAGGGCCATTGGGTGGGTCTGTGTCTCCATAATCTATAatttagggctgcaaacggtccggtcAGGTTTGGTCGGGTGATGGACCTAATATTTTAGGTTCCCTAATATTTTAGGTCCAACATTTTTCCAGACCAGTTGGTCCGgcctattttcttttatttttttaaataattaataaaaaaaatttatttaaaatactaaattaaattaaatgacttattaatgtggattatgtaacaaactcaataaaaaaatattgtatatggtcaatgataataaattagataaaaattatattattaatttatataattactatataattaactaattgatattatatatttattaattcataaaatattaacaagtgttaataacatatttaaaattttatattgttaatagtgataggttagatgaagatatatataaaacattattaatttatagaatattaacaagtattaataatatatttaaaaatttatattgttaattgtacaattattatatataaaatatatttttttttattttacattcggtccggtctgaaaaAGTTCTAGAGCGTAGACCGGACCGAATATTTTcagtcctctaaaatatggaccggactaAACCAGTCTAAATCTCGATCCGGTCCGTTGGAACCATTTATCACCCCTACTCTATATTGATAAGAATGAGGGCCTAGGCTGCGAATCTGCCGTTTGAGTTAAATCTTCTACCGATTTCATCTGTTTAATCTGATCTGGCCTTGTCTTCTGGCGACATTTGTATGCAATGCATCAGCTACGATTACTAATgcaatattttagatatttctatattattaattatattttgataattataacttatcaaaaacaaaaacgttGTATCTTTAGATTGATCTTTACTCGTTTGACAGTACTTCTACTAATTTGGGAAACTAGCTAGTTTTCATCTGATCtcgaaactcaaaatattattCACTTCAAGCAAAAACtgaaaacgaagaagaagaaaactgaaagaaagaaaaagtagaaataCAGAACATGATTTCCTTTCTGGAACAAGGCTTTTGATCTGAGTCATCGCAGAAGCTTGTCGTAGCCTTAGGTTACAGTTACAcgcaaattatataaataggaGATGGTGAATGAAGATTAACGTGATTAAGATACATACAATAAACTAACTCCGCATTCTTTCAAGAATAGCTCTTCTCATAGCCTCTCCAGTACTTTCAGATCCATCAGGAAATTTAACCACAACGTCTTGAAGCATCAGCTCCTTCACGCTTGATATGCTAGCATGATGAATTTGAAGTTGAAGATCTCTAAGTGCATTCATCAATCTTGCGTGCGGGTAGTCCACGTCAGGACATTGTACTCTTATCAAGGCTTCTGATCCAACAATCTTCACCTCCACCTCCATCGTATTTGTAGTAAAACCTGATGATGTCCTTGTGGGATGAACAATATTGGTGGCTCTGCTTTGGTTTTCATACATATAAGTACTCATACCACTATTAATATTGGCTCTCGGAGATTGTGCTTTAAGTTTTGCTTCCAAGGTCTTAATTTTGGCCTTGAGCTCATTGATGTAGACCACTGCATCAGCAAGTAAAGATGCCTTGTCCATCTTCGACACATTGGGAACGGCCGAGCGGAGCGCGTAGAAACGATGGTTAAGCTTCTCTCGCCGCTGCCTCTCCGCCTCCACGTGGTTTAGAGGGGATTCTCGACCCGTCGATGCTGGctttctccctcttttcttCAGCCGAACGTTCTCAATATTTTCAGAGGGGAAATTGCCATCGGAATCAGAACGCCCCGAGTCAGATGATGAACGGAAAAGACCAGCACCTTCTTTAATTGCATCGACTTCCGTTTGCCTCCCTTGCAAGGTGGAGTACTCCTTCTGAGGCTGTGAACACATTCCAATATCTAGGAAAGGAAGATCCCGTTTGGCAGTAATTGCCATCTGACCCGATTGGCTTGCCTGCTTTAAGACCTGAGAACTTGTGTTTTCAGCATCAAAAAGGGACTTGACCAGTTGGACCAAACTCCAATCTTCTTTAATCACATCCGAAGAACCCAGTTCAATAACCCCACGTGAAGTTGCAACGCAAAGTAAAGTCTGAATACCACGCATGCGAGCTTCTTTAACTCTCTCACACTCGTAGAACTGAAGGTCGTGATCACCAGTCAACCAAATGTACGCCCCACAGCTATATGCGCGGTCAAGAACACCATCGCGGACAGCAAATGAACGTGCCTCTGAGAGGGCGTAAAAGTAGTACAATTGAGCGGCATGAGCCTCCATTTCTCCATCGAGATCCATGTCCTCAGCAAAAAGAGCTTGGACTACTTTGCTCGTCTTCTTTTTCTCGAAACTGAACCCGTATATATGTGGGTCGACATCGCCTTTGTTGGACGATTTAGAGACGAAGTCTCTGGCCGTGCCACGAAAATGACCATCACCCCATGATAAAGCAACACAACCGTTGCTGTCTTTGGTTGTTTGCCAAAAGATGGAGTAGACCCACCAATATTCAGGCCGGCTTTGAAGTAAGAACTGCAGCCGTTGTTGAAGCGTTGTTGAGGCCGCCTCATGAGAAGCGGAAACAAGCGAAGAAGAAGGAGAGGAAGACATTGATCTCCTCCAATATTTgcttctctttgttcttttggaGATGATCTCTCTCTTTAGTTAGCGTCTTTGACTGAGTTAGTACTGATAATAAAAGCGAAGGAATAGTAGCAACGAAGAGTGTGAAGCCGTAAATTAGAATTGAAAATGAGGAGATGC from Juglans regia cultivar Chandler chromosome 2, Walnut 2.0, whole genome shotgun sequence carries:
- the LOC108986123 gene encoding transcription factor MYC2-like, with translation MSSSPSSSLVSASHEAASTTLQQRLQFLLQSRPEYWWVYSIFWQTTKDSNGCVALSWGDGHFRGTARDFVSKSSNKGDVDPHIYGFSFEKKKTSKVVQALFAEDMDLDGEMEAHAAQLYYFYALSEARSFAVRDGVLDRAYSCGAYIWLTGDHDLQFYECERVKEARMRGIQTLLCVATSRGVIELGSSDVIKEDWSLVQLVKSLFDAENTSSQVLKQASQSGQMAITAKRDLPFLDIGMCSQPQKEYSTLQGRQTEVDAIKEGAGLFRSSSDSGRSDSDGNFPSENIENVRLKKRGRKPASTGRESPLNHVEAERQRREKLNHRFYALRSAVPNVSKMDKASLLADAVVYINELKAKIKTLEAKLKAQSPRANINSGMSTYMYENQSRATNIVHPTRTSSGFTTNTMEVEVKIVGSEALIRVQCPDVDYPHARLMNALRDLQLQIHHASISSVKELMLQDVVVKFPDGSESTGEAMRRAILERMRS